Proteins encoded in a region of the Botrytis cinerea B05.10 chromosome 11, complete sequence genome:
- the Bcvps35 gene encoding Bcvps35, which translates to MASPPQVVEDQARLLEDALNVVRQQTQLMRRCLESPGKLMDALKCSSTLVSELRTSSLGPKQYYELYMAVFDALRHLSSHLKDSHPTHHLADLYELVQYAGNIVPRLYLMVTVGTVYMGVPEAPVKEIMKDMMEMSRGVQHPTRGLFLRYYLSGQAREHLPQGDGDGPEGNLTDSISFVLTNFVEMNKLWVRLQHQGHSREREMRTQERKELQLLVGSNLVRLSQLVDLDVYKNTILQPLLEQVVQCRDVLAQEYLLEVITQVFPDEYHLHTLDQFLAAVSRLNPHVNMKVIVIAMMDRLSAYAARESESTSGADREKLEQEAVTKLLETIRLNKESKAVEPKPDSAPAPESSESNGDRPSTETNGDNTDSKPTEETDDSLSVAPTEVDTQSVAETTVNDGANDKQNVVPDNIKLYEIFFDQVMHLVASQRLSVQDTLALLVSLVNLALKVHPDRLDYVDQVLNYASERVRAYANTPELHSPEAQKNILNLLLTPINSYASIFTALSLPTYIPLLQLQTYPTRRAVAGEVARTLQGNSTKISTVASLEGVLEVLKVLIKEGAQPPASYAGVQRKSVETDETIEEQGWLARIVHLIHSDDNDTQFKLLQTTKAAYSEGNERVKFTTPALITSAMKLARRFKAREHYDDNWESQISALFKFMHSTLSTMYTRVSGSAELCLRLFVACGQIADQTNFEEVSYEFFAQAFTIYEESISDSRAQFQAVCVIASALHETRNFSKENYDTLITKCALHGSKLLKKPDQCRAVFLASHLWWAVPIAAKGETDEKNLYRDGKRVLECLQRALRVADACMDTAVSVELFVEILNRYVYYFEQENEAVTTKYLNGLIELIHSNLQGNQDSATINEPRKHFQRTLDNITSRNYEGVVTAAAP; encoded by the exons ATGGCTTCTCCACCTCAAGTCGTGGAGGATCAGGCACGACTCCTTGAAGATGCCTTGAATGTTGTCCGTCAACAAACACAACTTATGCGACGATGTTTAGAAAGCCCCGGGAAGCTTATGGATGCTCTGAAGTGCAG TTCAACACTTGTCTCCGAGCTTCGAACGAGCAGTTTAGGACCCAAACAGTACTATGAGTTATACATGGCAGTATTTGATGCTTTGCGACACCTATCATCTCACCTCAAAGATTCCCATCCCACTCATCATCTCGCCGATCTTTACGAGCTTGTTCAATATGCTGGAAACATTGTTCCTCGGCTTTACTTGATGGTAACAGTCGGCACAGTCTATATGGGTGTTCCAGAAGCCCCAGTAAAGGAAATCATGAAGGATATGATGGAAATGAGTCGTGGAGTACAACACCCCACTAGAGGATTATTCCTCAGATATTACCTATCAGGACAAGCTCGAGAACATTTACCTCAaggcgatggcgatggacCCGAAGGGAATCTGACGGATTCGATAAGTTTTGTTCTTACAAACTTTGTGGAAATGAACAAGCTATGGGTACGACTACAACACCAAGGTCATTCccgagaaagagagatgaggacacaagagaggaaagaacTTCAATTACTGGTCGGAAGTAATCTAGTTCGATTAAGTCAATTGGTAGATCTGGACGTCTACAAGAATACGATTCTTCAGCCACTGCTTGAACAAGTAGTGCAATGTCGCGATGTTCTAGCCCAGGAATATTTGCTAGAAGTAATCACACAGGTCTTCCCTGATGAATATCACCTTCACACCTTGGATCAGTTCTTAGCGGCTGTATCGAGATTGAATCCTCATGTAAACATGAAAGTCATCGTCATAGCTATGATGGATAGACTTTCTGCATATGCTGCACGAGAATCAGAATCGACTTCTGGAGCAGACCGTGAGAAGTTAGAGCAGGAGGCTGTTACTAAGTTGCTCGAAACAATTCGGCTGAATAAGGAGAGCAAAGCTGTTGAGCCGAAGCCAGACTCAGCTCCAGCACCGGAATCCTCAGAGTCAAACGGTGATCGCCCGTCGACTGAGACAAATGGAGACAACACAGACTCGAAACCCACTGAAGAAACTGATGATAGTCTCAGCGTGGCTCCAACTGAAGTTGATACTCAGTCTGTCGCTGAGACAACCGTTAATGATGGTGCCAATGACAAGCAAAATGTCGTCCCTGACAATATCAAGCTGTATGAAATCTTCTTTGACCAAGTAATGCATCTTGTTGCTTCTCAGCGCTTGTCCGTACAAGATACCTTAGCATTGTTAGTGTCTTTAGTCAACTTAGCCCTAAAAGTTCATCCGGATCGTCTAGACTACGTCGATCAGGTCCTGAATTATGCCTCAGAGAGGGTTAGAGCATATGCCAATACCCCTGAGTTACATTCTCCCGAGGCACAGAAAAATATACTAAACTTGCTCCTAACACCAATCAACTCCTACGCTTCTATTTTCACAGCCTTATCTCTTCCGACTTATATCCCACTACTACAACTCCAAACATATCCAACACGTCGAGCTGTTGCTGGCGAAGTCGCTCGCACCTTACAAGGCAATTCAACCAAAATTTCTACTGTCGCCTCGCTAGAGGGAGTTCTCGAAGTTCTTAAGGTTCTGATCAAGGAAGGAGCTCAACCTCCAGCCAGTTACGCTGGCGTACAGCGCAAATCTGTTGAGACTGATGAAACGATAGAAGAGCAGGGGTGGTTGGCTAGAATCGTTCATCTGATTCATAGCGATGACAACGATACACAGTTTAAGCTTCTGCAAACTACCAAGGCTGCTTATTCCGAAGGGAATGAGCGTGTGAAATTTACAACTCCGGCTCTCATAACGTCAGCCATGAAGCTCGCGAGACGTTTCAAGGCCAGAGAACACTATGATGATAACTGGGAGTCGCAAATATCGGCCCTCTTCAAGTTCATGCATTCAACTCTTTCAACTATGTATACCCGAGTGTCTGGGTCTGCTGAACTTTGTTTGAGGCTTTTTGTGGCTTGTGGACAAATTGCTGATCAGACCAATTTTGAAGAGGTTAGCTACGAGTTCTTTGCCCAAGCATTCACTATCTACGAAGAAAGTATCAGCGACTCTAGGGCTCAATTCCAAGCAGTTTGCGTTATTGCGTCTGCTTTGCATGAAACACGAAATTTTAGCAAGGAGAACTATGATACCCTCATTACCAAATGCGCTCTACACGGTAGTAAGCTATTGAAGAAGCCTGATCAATGTCGTGCTGTATTCTTAGCAAGTCACCTTTGGTGGGCCGTGCCTATCGCAGCAAAGGGGGAAACGGATGAGAAGAAT CTCTATCGTGATGGAAAGCGTGTGCTTGAGTGTCTGCAGCGCGCACTCCGCGTTGCGGATGCATGTATGGATACCGCTGTCTCGGTGGAACTTTTCGTTGAAATTCTCAATCGTTATGTGTATTATTTCGAGCAAGAGAATGAAGCT GTTACAACCAAATATTTAAATGGccttattgaattgatcCATTCAAACCTTCAAGGCAATCAAGATTCTGCCACAATTAACGAACCAAGAAAGCATTTCCAACGTACTTTGGATAATATTACTTCTCGAAACTATGAAGGTGTAGTAACAGCAGCTGCACCTTAA